The Brevibacterium atlanticum genome segment CGGGTGCCGTGGAAGAAGGGGCCCTCATCGAGTGCTTCGGTCATGGCGTCGAATATACGCTCGAAGACTGGGGAACGGCTTCAGAATCGGCGAATGGAATGGGTCTTGAGAGGATGATGAGATCCTGCGGTAACGGTGTGATGAGACTTGGGCAGATCGAGAACGCGCCGCCTTTGACCTCGGGAAACATCCCTGATTAAATCAAGGTGTCTTCACAAAAATGTGAAGGAACCCAACGAAAGGCAGATCATGATCAACCTTGACCTCACCGAGCTCCTCAACGCTATCCTCGGAGCTCTGGGCCTCGCCTGATCCGATTGCGGATCCACGCGACGGCGATCGTCGCATCGAAGGCTTCTTCTCGTGAGAGAAGGAGCCTTCGCCGTATCACCGGGCGGCGGATTCGTCCTGAACCGGGCGGCTGATCTGATGGTCTCGGACCTTCTCGACGGCACCGAACGGTTCAGCTGATGAGACTCCCTGCGTGACAGCTGAGGGTCTCGGGCAGACTTGTGTGCGGACGACGCCGGTGCTGTCGTCGACGAACACCTGCGAAGGAGCCGCACCCCACTCATGTCCGCCGAAACGACACCGCAGTCCAGCCCAGGCATCACCTCGGCGCCGTCATCCCTGACCGGCCGCCTGCGGCTCATCGGACCCGGCATCGTGCTCGCGCTCGCCAGCGTCGGTGCTTCGGACATGATCACGACGATGAACTCCGGCGCCGAGTACGGACTCGCGCTCATCTGGGTCTTCACAGTGGGCATCGTGCTCAAATTCGTGCTCTCCGAGGCGGTCTCTCGGCTGCAGATGAGCGGGGACCGGTCGCTGCTGTCCCACCTCACCGGCTTCGGCGGGCGGACGTTCCCGGTACTCTTCCTCATCGCCGAACTGCTCGTCGGGCTCTTCTTCGGCGCCGGCGTCATCGCGGTGACGACGAACATCCTCCAAGCGATCTTCCCGGTGCTACCGTTCTGGCCGACGGCCGTCGTCGTCCTGCTCTCTGCCTCGGTGCTGGTGGGCATCGGCCGCTACGGCATCGTCGAAAAGGCGATGATGGGCTTCGGGATCATCATGTTCTTCGGCATCATCGCCCTCGCGATCTCCGTCTTCCAAGGTGACGGCGCCCAGGCAGTCGCCACCGAGACCGTAGTCCCGACCTTCCCGAACGCCTCGATCATCACGGTGATGTCGCTCATCGGCGGGGTCGGCGGGGCGACCGGCATCCTCGCGTACTCGTTCTGGATCCGGGAAAAAGCCTGGCGCACGCCGGACTGGAAGCCCGTCGTCCGCCTGGACCTCGTCATCAGCTACGGGCTCGTCTTCGTCTTCGCCGTGGCGATGAGCGCCGTCGGTGCCTTCATCCTCTACGGGCAGGGCTTCACGATCGCAGACAACGACTCGCTGTTCGCGATCGCCGACAGCCTGGTCAGCCGCATCGGTGACGTCGGGCGGCTGGTCTTCCTCATCAGCTTCCTCGCCGTGGTGTACACAAGCGTGCTCGGCGGATTCTCCGGCATCGCCTACGTCACCGCGGACTGCCTGCGAGTGCTCAGGCGGTACCCGCACCAGGACGAGGCGCGCTTCGACATGTCGGCGAAGTCGATCGAGTTCCGTGGGGCGCTGGTCTACCTATCCGTGGCGACGCTGGTGATCATGGGGTTCGGCCAGCCCGTCACCCTCGTCCTCGTCTATGCAGCGATCAGTGCCTTCATCCTGCCGGTGCTCGCGCTGGCCCTGCTCGTCATTCTCAACCGCAGCTCCGTGCCGACCGGACTGCGCAACACGTGGTGGTCGAACACGCTGCTGACCGTGTGCCTCGTGCTCTTCGGATTCCTCGCCGCACTTCAGGTCAAAGAGTCAGCGATGGGGTTCATCGGGTGACATTCCCCGGCGCGAATGGCCAGTGCTTGTCACTCATCCAGGTTCTTGAAATACCTGGCTACAGGCCAACGTTCGAAACCAATTGACTCATAAGCCGACCGAGCCGGAGCATGACCGCGATCGTCACCGGTCTCGACCATGACCATGTTCATGCCTGCGCGGCGGATGCGGTCGAACGAGCGCCGGAGGAGCGCGTTGCCGATGCCCTGCCGTTGGTAACGCGGATCGACTGCGAGCACATAGACCTCGCCCATGCGATCCTCCGAATGCAGCCGAGTGCACACCCATCCCGCAGGTGCTTCGGCAACCAGGGCAACGTCGATCTGATGCGGTTCCTCGTCAAGCGTCTTGGCGAGGTCGTGGAACTGACGTTCCCGCCAACCCTGAGGGTAGAAGGATTCGTAGACGAAGTTTGGAACGTCGGTCTCGAGCAGAGGGAAGATCGGCTCCCACGCTCGGATGGACAGGTCGAGCAGTGCCTCGCGATGAGATGTCTGGTAGGCGACGATCTGCAGCTCAGTTTCCATCGTGCCAGTGTCTCAGACAGAACGTCGGTCGAACACACCGCCGCATAGGCGGACTCCGCTCTCACGAACTTCACCCTCATTGACGCTGGTCGCGGTACTCCCGCGGGGACAGGCCGTACCGGTTGCGGAAGGCACGGCTGAAGCTCCTGGCTCTCAGGTAGCCGACCCGGCGAGCGACATCGGTGGGGTGAGCCCCGGAGTCGAGCAGCTCGCGGGCCACCCCCATCCGAGCATGCAGCTGCCAGCTTGCAAGGCTCATGCCGGTCTCTGCTCGAAAGACCCGATGGACCTCGGTGGGGATGATCGTGTCGGGCGGGAGCTGCATTCGAGCGAGGTAGCTGTCCGCCACAGCCCGCGCACGCACATCGACGGGCATAGGGACGCGGCGTGCCCGATACTCGGTGAGCTGAGCTGTGAACAGGTCGAGCATGTCGCGTGCGTTGAAGTCATCCGGGCGCAGCATGGTTCGGGTCGCGACGGCCCGGTGGAGCAGGAAGTCCGTCCACTCGTCGGAGAAGCGAACCTGCAGCGGTTCGCTGATATGAACCTCCTCGGGCCAGAGGTAGCAGACGGGCAGAGTGACTGCCCCCTCGCCGTTGCCTGCTTGATGGTCGACGCCGGCAGGGATCCACATCGCATCGCCCTGCCTGCGAAAGCGAAGGTCGGGCCCCAGGCTGAGATCACCCGTTCCCTTGAAGAGCCAGGCGAGGACATGCACATCGTTGTGATGCCAGGCGGTGCGGGTGGCCGGGACCGGTCCCGGCGCCGAGGTGGCCACCGCGGTTTCCGTCAGCCGTGCGATCGTGGCTGCCAGAACCGCGGTCCCTGTCGCCGCCTCGGTGCGCAATTGAGAGCCGGGGGAGTGGACGGACATACGAGCGGAGTAATCGCTCGGGCTCAGCCCGTAGTGCTTGCCGAAGGCGCGAGTGAAGCCGTGACGCGAGGAGAAACCCACCCGCATCGCCGCGGTCTCAACCGCGAACCCCGAGGCGAGCAGACCGCAGGCCGTTGCAAGCCGGGTCGCGGTCCGCCACCGGTCGAATGTCCACCCGATCTCGAGGAACCCGCGCCGGATCGTCGACACACTCGATGCGGTCGCCTTCGCCCACCGATCGATGCCGTGATCGAACGCCGGATTCTCCCGCAGCTCATGCGCCACCCGTCGCGCGGCCGAGGCCCGTGGCAGAGGCGGTTCCTCACCCGGGTGTAGTGCCGTAGGGCGTTCTAACGAGCCTTCCCTGCCGGTGCCGATGAGGTCGGCAAGTCCTTCTGGCCGGTAGCCGAAGATCCCATGCCCGGTGGATCCGTGGACGAAGTGGAGGATGAGCCAGTCCTGCCACTGCGCAGGTACAGCGAAGGTCAGCGGTGCCTGTGGCTTCTCGACAGCGGCCGACGGCGGGACGAGGTAAGGGAAGGCGACGGTGCCGGCCTCGGTGGTGATCATCTCCCATTCGCCGCTCGGCATCCAGAGGCCGCCTCCGGCTGACACATGATGCACGGGGCCGTCGGCCGTATGGACGAACGCGCTGCCTGTCCGCACCCACAGGAGGAGATCGAAGTCGCGCAGCCACGCACAGTTCATCCGGCTGGCCGGGATCCGCGGGACGGTCGACGCATCGGCACCCGAGGCCGCGGCCGCCTCGGTGATTGTCCTCATAAGTGAAGTCTATGAGACTCTGCGCACCCTTGCGTAGGTTAGCAATACCTAATATTGGGGATCGGTGTCGCCTGGGTGCGGCGCCCGGCCCCCGGACAAGGAGAGGCGAGAGACCAGAGCAATGAGGAGACACTCATGACTATCGACACGCACGTGAGACGCCGCGCCGTCGCAGCCACTGCCCTGGGCGCAGTGCTCGCTTTGAGCGCCTGCGGTTCCGGATCGGATGGGGCCGCCGAAGGAGAGTCGACCGAAGCTGCAGGCGGATTCCCCGCCTC includes the following:
- a CDS encoding helix-turn-helix transcriptional regulator; its protein translation is MRTITEAAAASGADASTVPRIPASRMNCAWLRDFDLLLWVRTGSAFVHTADGPVHHVSAGGGLWMPSGEWEMITTEAGTVAFPYLVPPSAAVEKPQAPLTFAVPAQWQDWLILHFVHGSTGHGIFGYRPEGLADLIGTGREGSLERPTALHPGEEPPLPRASAARRVAHELRENPAFDHGIDRWAKATASSVSTIRRGFLEIGWTFDRWRTATRLATACGLLASGFAVETAAMRVGFSSRHGFTRAFGKHYGLSPSDYSARMSVHSPGSQLRTEAATGTAVLAATIARLTETAVATSAPGPVPATRTAWHHNDVHVLAWLFKGTGDLSLGPDLRFRRQGDAMWIPAGVDHQAGNGEGAVTLPVCYLWPEEVHISEPLQVRFSDEWTDFLLHRAVATRTMLRPDDFNARDMLDLFTAQLTEYRARRVPMPVDVRARAVADSYLARMQLPPDTIIPTEVHRVFRAETGMSLASWQLHARMGVARELLDSGAHPTDVARRVGYLRARSFSRAFRNRYGLSPREYRDQRQ
- a CDS encoding Nramp family divalent metal transporter, which encodes MSAETTPQSSPGITSAPSSLTGRLRLIGPGIVLALASVGASDMITTMNSGAEYGLALIWVFTVGIVLKFVLSEAVSRLQMSGDRSLLSHLTGFGGRTFPVLFLIAELLVGLFFGAGVIAVTTNILQAIFPVLPFWPTAVVVLLSASVLVGIGRYGIVEKAMMGFGIIMFFGIIALAISVFQGDGAQAVATETVVPTFPNASIITVMSLIGGVGGATGILAYSFWIREKAWRTPDWKPVVRLDLVISYGLVFVFAVAMSAVGAFILYGQGFTIADNDSLFAIADSLVSRIGDVGRLVFLISFLAVVYTSVLGGFSGIAYVTADCLRVLRRYPHQDEARFDMSAKSIEFRGALVYLSVATLVIMGFGQPVTLVLVYAAISAFILPVLALALLVILNRSSVPTGLRNTWWSNTLLTVCLVLFGFLAALQVKESAMGFIG
- a CDS encoding GNAT family N-acetyltransferase, producing METELQIVAYQTSHREALLDLSIRAWEPIFPLLETDVPNFVYESFYPQGWRERQFHDLAKTLDEEPHQIDVALVAEAPAGWVCTRLHSEDRMGEVYVLAVDPRYQRQGIGNALLRRSFDRIRRAGMNMVMVETGDDRGHAPARSAYESIGFERWPVARYFKNLDE